Genomic window (Streptomyces sp. LX-29):
CCGCGCCGTCCCCGGCGGCCCCGTCCCGCCCGGCCTCCGCACCGCGCCGACCGACTCCGGGTACCGCGCCTCCGGCCTGAGGCCGCGCTTCCACATGAACCATGAACAGGACGTTAAATGCTGCGGTTTCCTCATCCGGAATACTTGATTCCCCCAAGGGTTCCTTTAATCAAGGGACACAAAACGAACTTCGATCAAGAAATGAAAAGGAAAATCCATCCCTCGATCGGCATTCGCAAGGGATCACTCGGCGCTTCCGTCATACGAAAACCGCAGCGGTGTCCGATTTACCCCCTGGAAAAATTTCCCGCGGCCGTCTCACCCCTTGGTATGGACGCTCCGCGTGTCCCGCCCGGAGCGCAGCACCCGCCCGGGCACCGCACCCGTCACCACCTCGTCTCGGACGGTCTCCACCCCACCCACGCGCACGCTCACCACGCCCCGGGGACGCGAGTCCAGTCGGGGGCTGTCCCCGGGCAGGTCGCGCACCAGCGTCGCGGGTCCCGCGTCGATCCGTTCCGGGTCGAAGAGCACCAGGTCCGCGTGGTGGCCCGGGACGACCCGGCCGCGCTCGCGGAGCCCGAAGAGCCGCGCGGGGTCGTCGGTCAGCATCCGCACCGCCCGCTCCAGGCCCACCAGCCGCCGGCCGCGCAGGCAGTCCCCCAGGAACCGGGTGGTGTACGGGGCGCCGCACATCCGGTCCAGGTGCGCCCCGGCGTCCGAGCCGCCCAGCAGCACGTCCGGGTGTTCCCAGGTGCGCCGCCGCAGCTCCCAGCTGGCCGGGTCGTTGTCGGCGGGCATCGGCCACAGCACGGTGCGCAGTCCGTCCGCGGCGCAGATCTCCACCAGGCAGTGGAAGGGGTCCTGCCCGCGCTCGGCCGCGATCTCGCCCACCACGCGCCCGGTCAGGCCCGCGTTGGCCGGCGCGTAGGTGTCGCCGACGACGTACCGGTCGAAGTGGGCCAGCCGTCGGAAGACGCCCGCCTCCGGGCTCGCGGCGCGGCGCAGCAGCTCGGCGCGGACCCGCGCGTCCCGCAGCCGCTCGACGCGCCGCGGCACCGGCAGGGCGAGCACCTCGCCCCACCCCGGGATCAGGTTGAGCGCGCAGAAGCTGCCCAGCGACATGTTCATCGGGGTGAGGATCGGCATGGTCAGCGCCACGATCCGACCGCCCGCGCGGCGGGCCGCCGCGCTGGGCTCCAGCTGCCGCGGGACCCGCTCGGGCACGGCCGCGTCGATGGTGAGCACGTTCCAGTTCAGTGGGCGGCCCGCGGCGGCGGTCATCGCCACCAGCAGCTCGATCTCCGGGTCCGCGAACCGGTCCAGGCAGCCCGCCACGATCGCCTCGATCTGGGTCCCCTCGTGCTCCCCCACCGCCCGGGCGAGCGCGATGAGCTCCTCCGGCCGGGCGTGCCGGGAGGCGACCGGCCGCCCGTCCCCGTCGGTGTGGGTGCCCGACTGCGTGGTGGACAGCCCCCAGGCCCCGGCGTCCATGGCCTCGTGCAGCAGCCGCAGCATCCGCTCCAGCTGCGCCTCGGTGGGCTGCCCGCCCACCGCGTCGGCCCCCATCACATGGCGTCGCAGCGCGCAGTGCCCCACCATGAAGCCGGCGTTGACGGCGATCCGCCCGTCCAGGGCGTCCAGGTACTCCCCGAAGGTGTGCCAGCTCCACGGCGCCCCCTGTTCCAGGGCCACCAGCGACATCCCCTCGACCTTGCTCATCATCCGCCGCGTGTAGTCGGCGTCCTCGGGCCGGTCGGGGTGGAGCGGGGCGAGCGTGAAGCCGCAGTTGCCGCCGACGACGCTGGTCACCCCGTGCCCCATCGACGGCGTGGCGTACGGGTCCCAGAACAGCTGCGCGTCGTAGTGCGTGTGCGGATCGACGAACCCGGGGGTCAGCACCAGCCCGGTGACGTCCTCGACGCTCCGCGCCGGTTCGTCCGCCTCCCCGGCCGCCGTGACGACCGCGACCCGCCCGTCGCGCAGCCCGACGTCGGCCACCCGCGCGGGCGCGCCGGTGCCGTCCACGAGGGTCGCTCCGCGGATGAGGTGATCGAGCATGTTCGGCTCCCTTCACGGCGATGGGGCGCGGCTGGGTTCGCGGTCGCGCCGCGGCGGCGGGCCGGACGGACGCGGGTCGCCCGGCCGGGCGGGATCGCGGGGCGCGCCGCGGCGGCGGCTCGACCGGTTCCGCGGGCAC
Coding sequences:
- a CDS encoding amidohydrolase family protein, which produces MLDHLIRGATLVDGTGAPARVADVGLRDGRVAVVTAAGEADEPARSVEDVTGLVLTPGFVDPHTHYDAQLFWDPYATPSMGHGVTSVVGGNCGFTLAPLHPDRPEDADYTRRMMSKVEGMSLVALEQGAPWSWHTFGEYLDALDGRIAVNAGFMVGHCALRRHVMGADAVGGQPTEAQLERMLRLLHEAMDAGAWGLSTTQSGTHTDGDGRPVASRHARPEELIALARAVGEHEGTQIEAIVAGCLDRFADPEIELLVAMTAAAGRPLNWNVLTIDAAVPERVPRQLEPSAAARRAGGRIVALTMPILTPMNMSLGSFCALNLIPGWGEVLALPVPRRVERLRDARVRAELLRRAASPEAGVFRRLAHFDRYVVGDTYAPANAGLTGRVVGEIAAERGQDPFHCLVEICAADGLRTVLWPMPADNDPASWELRRRTWEHPDVLLGGSDAGAHLDRMCGAPYTTRFLGDCLRGRRLVGLERAVRMLTDDPARLFGLRERGRVVPGHHADLVLFDPERIDAGPATLVRDLPGDSPRLDSRPRGVVSVRVGGVETVRDEVVTGAVPGRVLRSGRDTRSVHTKG